The DNA sequence CAGGTGCCGGTCGGCGGCCAGGCCCATCAGGGCGGCGGTGAGGATCGGGAACGCCAGCAGGATCAGGATGCTGGTGACGAAGATGTTCCAGGTGAAGATCGGCATCCGGAACATGGTCATGCCGGGCGCGCGCAGGCAGCACACCGTGGTGACCATGTTGACCCCGCCGAGGATGGTGCCGAGGCCGGACACCGCCAGGCCCATGATCCACAGGTCGGGGCCGACGCCCGGCGCGTGCACCGCGCTGCTCAGCGGCGTGTACGCGGTCCAGCCGAAGTCCGCCGCGCCGCCGGGGGTGAGGAACCCGGCCATCACGGTCAGCCCGCCGAACAGGAACAGCCAGTACGACAGCGCGTTGAGCCGGGGGAACGCCACGTCCGGCGCGCCGATCTGCAACGGCAGGATGTAGTTGGCGAAGCCGAACAGGATCGGCGTCGCGTACAGCAGCAGCATGATCGTGCCGTGCATGGTGAACAGCTGGTTGTACTGCTCGTTGGACAGGAACTGCAGGCCGGGTCGGGCCAGCTCGCCCCGGATGAGCAGCGCCATCACGCCGCCGACCATGAAGAACACGAACGACGTGGTCAGGTAGAGCAGCCCGATCTGCTTCGGGTCGGTGGTGCGGAGCAGCCCCAGCAGCACCGCGCCCTTCGGCCGTCGTCGGGCCGCACCCGGGTGGGTGATCACGGGTTCCGGCTTGAGCGCGGTCATGCCGCCTCCCTCGTCCCGACGACGTGAGCCAGACCACATCGTCCCCCCGGTGGCGGCAAGGGGCAAACGCTCAGCCCTGCTCCGGCACCCTGACCTGCTGTTCCACCGATCCTGTCGCCCGTTCGAGGAAGCGCAGCAGCTCGACCGGGAACGGCAGCACCAGGGTCGAGTTCTTCTCCGCCGCCACCTCCACGATGGTCTGCAGCAGCCTGAGCTGGAGCGCGGCGGGCGTGGCGGCCATCGCGGCGGCGGCCTCGGACAGCTTCTTCGACGCCTGGAGCTCGCCGTCGGCGGTGATGACGCGCGCCCGCCGCTCCCGCTCGGCCTCGGCCTGCCGCGACATGGACCGCTTCATGCTCTCCGGCAGCGCCACGTCCTTGATCTCGACCCGGTCGATCTCGATGCCCCACGACACCGCCGGGTTGTCGATCATCAGCTCCAGGCCCTGGTTGAGGCGCTCGCGGTTGGACAGCAGGTCGTCCAGCTCGCTCTTGCCGATGATCGAGCGCAACGACGTCTGCGCGACCTGGAGCATGGCGAACCGGTAGTCCTCGACCGTCACCACGGCACGCACCGCGTCGACCACCTTGAAGTACACGACGGCGTCCACGCGCACGGTGACGTTGTCGCGGGTGATGCCGTCCTGGGCGGGGATGGGCTGGGTGACGATCTGCAGGTTCACCTTGCGCAGCCGGTCAATGCCCGGCACGACCATCGTCAGCCCCGGTCCGCGCGGCGCGGGCCGCACCCTGCCGAAGCGGAACACCAGGCCCTGCTCGTACTGCTTGACGACGCGGGCGCTGCCCGCGAGCCCGACCGCGAGCACACCCAGCGCGCCGATGACGATGTCGAGGATCATCGCGACCATCTCCCACGTCCCTGCCGACGAGGGTACGCCCGGCTTCCCGCGAAGCGGACGTTTCGTCCCCGGTCCCGCGCGCGAGTTAGGGTCGTTGACATGCAGACCTGGTCATCCACTCCTGTCCCGCGGGTAGCGGGGGAGCCGCGTCCGTTGCGGCTGTTCGACACGGCGTCCGGCGAGGTGCGCCCGACCGCTCCCGGCGCCACCGCCAGGCTGTACGTCTGCGGCATCACCCCGTACGACGCCACGCACCTGGGCCACGCGGCGACCTACCTGGCGTTCGACCTGGTCCACCGGGTGTGGTTGGACAACGGCCACGACGTGCACTACGTGCAGAACGTGACCGACATCGACGACCCGCTGCTGGAGCGGGCCGAGCGCGACCAGGACGACTGGGTGGTCCTCGGCATGCGCGAGACCGCGCTGTTCCGCGAGGACATGGTGGCGCTGCGGGTGCTGCCGCCGCGAGACTACGTGGGCGCGGTCGACGCGATCCCGGAGGTCGTCGAGGTCATCGCGAAGCTGCTGGCGGGCGGTGCGGCGTACCGGGTCGACGACCCGGAGTTCCCCGACGTCTACTTCGACCACACGGCGACCGGCCGGTTCGGCTACGAGTCGAACTACGACCTGGAGACCATGGGCCGGTTCTTCGCCGAGCGCGGCGGCGACCCGGACCGGGCGGGCAAGCGCCACCCGCTGGACGCGCTGCTGTGGCGCGCGGCCCGGCCGGGCGAGCCGTCGTGGCCGTCGGAGCTGGGTGAGGGCAGGCCGGGCTGGCACATCGAGTGCAGCGCCATCGCGCTCAACCGCCTGGGCACGTCGTTCGACGTGCAGGGCGGCGGGTCGGACCTGATCTTCCCGCACCACGAGTTCTCCGCCGCGCACGCCGAGGCGGTGACCGGGGAGCACCCGTTCGCCCGGCACTACGTGCACGCGGGCATGATCGGCCTGGACGGCGAGAAGATGTCCAAGTCGCGCGGCAACCTGGTGTTCGTGTCGAAGCTGCGGGCGCGGAAGGTCGACCCGAACGCGGTGCGGCTGGCCCTGTTCGCGGGCCACTACCGCAGCGACCGGCCGTGGAGCGACGCCCTGCTGGCCGAGGCGGAGGCGCGACTGGCGAAGTGGCGGCTGGCGGCGTCGCCGGCCACGGGTCCGAGCGCGGTCGACACCGTGGCCCGGCTGCGCGACCACCTCAGCGACGACCTCGACACTCCCCGCGCGTTGGCGGCGATGGACGCGTGGGCGGCCGAAGCCGTCGCCACCGGCGGCACGGACCACACCGGTCCGACCCTCTTCCGCGCCGCCGCCGACTCGCTGCTGGGCGTGGAGCTCTGACCCCCGGGAGATGAGGTGACCGGCTCCGGGGCGGCGTCCACATCGTTGGGGGTCGCCCGGGAGCACAGCACCCGCTCCACCGGGACCACCGAATCCGAACTCCGGTGCCGCGTCCGCCACGGCCCACGGGTGTCACGTGAACGGGGCCGCCCCGGAGTGGGACGGCCCCGCCGGTCACGTCACGCTCAGACGTCGAGCGTCCAGCTGTTGAGGTAACCCGTGTCGAACAGCGCCTGGTCGCGGACGCGCAGCTTCCAGGTGCCCGCGGCCGCCTCGGAGGAGGCGTTCACGGTGTACGAGCGGTTGATGTTGTCGGTGCTGCCGCCGCTGCGGTTGTGCAGGTTGTAGACCGTGCCGTCCGGCGCGACCAGGTCCACGATCAGGTCACCGATGTAGGTGTGCACGATGTTGACCTGCACGGTGGTGGAGGCCGAGGCGTTGGCGGCGCAGGTCAGCGAGATGGGGCTGCTGACGTCGGAGTTGTCGCCGATCGTCACGTCCGTGCTGTTGGTGGCCGGGTCGCAGCCGCCGCCGGTCGACGTGATCGCCCACGAGAACGTGGTGCTGCCGGTGCGCGACGCCGAGTCGGTCGCGGTCACCGTCACCGAGTAGGTGCCCGTGGTCGTCGGCGTGCCGCTGATCAGGCCCGAGGAGCTGATCGACAGGCCGGCGGGCAGGCCGGTGGCGGAGAACGTGTACGGCGCGGTGCCACCGCTCGCGGACAGCTGCAGGCTGACCGGGGTGCCCACGACGGTCGACTGGTTGCCCGGGTTGGTCACGGCCGGGCCGCCGGGGGTCGCCGTGCCGGTGAACAGCAGCTTGTTCGCCGAGCCGGTGCCGGGGCTGGTGATCTTGTCGGAGGTGGCGGCGGCGACGATGGCCGCGTTCACGGTCGGCGGGGTCGCGGTCGGGTTGTCCGCCAGGTACAGCGCGGCGGCGCCCGCGACGTGCGGCGACGCCATCGACGTGCCGCTGATCGTGTTGGTGGAGGTGTCGTTGGTCATCCACGCCGACGTGATGTTCTGGCCGGGCGCGAACAGGTCGGTGCAGGTGCCGTAGTTGGAGAACGAGGCGCGCGCGTCGGTGTTGGTGGACGCGTTCACGCTCAGCGCCTCGGCGACCCGGGCGGGGGAGTAGTTGCACGCGTTGGCGTTGGAGTTGCCCGACGCCACCGCGTAGGTGATGCCCGCGGCGATCGAGTTGCGCACCGCGGTGTCGAGGGCGGTGTCGACGCCGCCGCCCAGCGACATGTTCGCGACGGCCGGCTTGACCGCGTTCTGGGTGACCCAGTTGACGCCGTTCACGACGCCCGCCGTGGTGCCGGAGCCCGCGCAGTTGAGCACCTTGACCGCGATGAGCTGCACGCCCTTGGCGACGCCGTGCGCCGTGCCGCCGACGGTGCCGGCGACGTGGGTGCCGTGGCCGTTGCAGTCGGTGTTGTTGGAGTCGACGGTGTTGGTGCCCCAGGTGGCGCGGCCGCCGAAGTCCGAGTGGGTGGTCCGGATGCCGGTGTCGATGATGTACGCCCGCACGTTGCTCGCGGTCGTCGAGTAGTTGTAGGCGCTGTCCAGCGGCAGGTTGCGCTGGTCGATGCGGTCCAGGCCCCACGACGGCGGGTTCTGCTGGACGGCGTCGACCGAGATCGGCAGGTCGGCCTGGACGAACGCGACCCGCGGGTCGGCGGCCAGGCGTCGCGCCTGGCCCGCGGACAGGGTGGCGTGGAAGCCGTTGAGCGCGTGCTGCCAGGTCACGCGGACCTGGCCGCCGTACTTGTCGACCAGCGAGGACGCGGTGGACGCGGACGCCGACCTCGGCGACGCCGAGTCGTTCAGGGCCACGATGTAGGAGCCGGGGACGGCGTCGGCGCGGTCCGCGCCGAGCACGGTGCCCTCCGCGGCGGCCACTCCGACGTTCGCGAAGGCCAGCGCGGCGGCCGACACGGCGGCCAGGCCGAGCACGGCCAGTCTTCCGGTGGTTCGGGCGTCTCCCATGTCAGGGTTCTCCCTCGGGGCAGGGCTGCGCGGCCGTGCCGGGCGGGTGCGCCGGTCGGCCGTGCGGTGCAGGGGATGGGACGTCCGCGCGAACGGGGTGGAGCGACCTGGTCACATGCATGGTCGGGACAAAACCGACGGCCCAGTAGCGCCGATAGTCGTAACTACGTCGAATCGCGGGCGATCGGTACGGGCGGTCAGGGCCGGTCGGCGGAATCCGGTGCGCCCAGTCGCTCGTCGCGGTACGACCGCCAGTGCTTGAGCAGGTTCGGCAGCTCGGCGTGGACGAACTCGAAGAACATCAGCGTCTCGGAGATGCGCTTGCCCGCGGGCGTGGCGGGGCCGAGCACCCCGATGCCCTCCTTGAGCGGGCCGGACCACCGGCGGAACATCTCGTCGCGGCGGAACAGCGCCTCGTACCAGACGTCGTCGAACACGCGGTAGAGGTCGCGGCGCGAGCCGGTCTCCCGCTCCCGGCTGACCAGGTTCATCTGGGCCAGGTAGCGGACCGCGCCGGAGATCGCGGCGGGGGACACGCGCAGCAGGTCGGCCAGCTCGGCGGCGGTCATCTCGCCGGAGTCGGTGGCCAGGAGGGCGACGAACACCCGCGACGGCATCCGCGGCATGCCGGACTCGGCGAACACCGCGCCGAAGCGCTCGATGAAGCGCAGCACCGCCTGCTCGTCACGCTCGCCCACGTCTGTCACCGCCGGATCATCCCTTCGTGGTCCCCAGGAAGGAGGGCAGTTTATACGCTTCCTTAACTTCACGACTTTGTGAAACGACTGTAGCTTGCCTGCATGACTGCTGCGATATCCGTGTCGGACCTGGTCAAGACCTTCGGCCCGACACGTGCGCTGGACGGCTTGGACCTGACCGTCCACGAGGGGGAGGTGCACGGCTTCCTCGGCCCCAACGGGTCGGGCAAGTCGACCACCATCCGGGTCCTGCTCGGGCTCCTGCGCGCCGACGCCGGCTCGGCGTCGTTGCTGGGCGGCGACCCGTGGCGCGACACCGCCGAGCTGCACCGCAGGCTCGCCTACGTGCCGGGCGACGTGAGCCTGTGGCCGAACCTGACCGGCGGCGAGGTGATCGACCTGCTGGGCAGGCTGCGGGGCGGGCTGGACGAGAAGCGCCGCGCCGAGCTGCTGGAGCGCTTCGAGCTCGACCCGCGCAAGAAGGGCCGCACGTACTCCAAGGGCAACCGGCAGAAGGTGGCCCTGGTCGCGGCGCTGGCCTCGGACGTGGAGCTGCTGATCCTGGACGAGCCGACCTCCGGGCTGGACCCGCTGATGGAGGCGGTGTTCCAGGAGGCGGTCCGCGAGCTGCGCGGGCGGCGGACCGTGCTGCTGTCCAGCCACATCCTGGCCGAGGTCGAGGCGCTGTGCGACCGGGTCAGCATCATCCGCAACGGCCGCACGGTCGAGACCGGCACGTTGGCCGACCTGCGCCACCTCACCCGCACCAGCGTCTCCGCCGAGCTGGTCGGCCCGCCCGACGGGCTGGCCGGGCTGCCGGGCGTGCACGACCTGGTGGTGGAGGGGCGGCGGGTGCGGTTCGAGGTCGACACCGACCACCTGGACGCGGCGCTGCGGGCGCTGGTCGGCAGCGGCGTCCGGACGCTGACCAGCCAGCCGCCCACGCTGGAGGAGCTGTTCCTGCGGCACTACGAGGACGAGCTGCCGGCGGGCCCGACCGGACGGGCGGTGTCGCCGTGACCGGCCTCGGCTCGTTGGTGCGCCTGGCGTTGCGCCGCGACCGGCTGCTGCTGCTCGTGTGGGTCGTCGGCCTGGTCGGCATCACGGTGTCCACCGCCTCGACCGTGGGCGAGCTGTACGGCTCGGTCGAGTCCCGGCAGCAGTTGGGCGCGACGGCGGGCGGCAACCCCGCGTTCCTGGCCATGCTCGGCCCGCTCTACGACGCGTCCACGACCGGCGGCGTGCTGGCCTGGCGATGGGGCGTGTTCGGCGGGCTGCTGGTCGGGCTGATGGCGATGTTCCTCGTCACCCGGCACACCAGGGCGGAGGAGGAGACCGGCCGGCTGGAGCTGATCGGCTCGGCCGTCGTCGCCCGGCACGCGCCGTTGGCCGCCGCCGTGGTGGTGGCGTTGCTGGCGAGCACGCTGATCGGCCTGCTGGTCGCGCTCGGCCTGACCGGTCTGGGCGAGTCCGCGTCCGGATCGTTCGCGCTCGGCCTCGCGTTCGCGTCGGTGGGCTGGGTGTTCACCGGGGTGGGCGCGGTCAGCGCGCAACTGTCCGAGAGCGCCCGCACGGCCAACTCGATCTCCGGCGGGGTGCTCGGCGTCGCCTACCTGCTGCGCGCCGTCGGTGACGCGGCGGGCGACGAGGGGCCGACGTGGCTGACCTGGCTGTCGCCGTTGGGCTGGCTGGAGCGGACGAGGGCGTTCGCGGGCGACCGGTTCTGGGTGCTGGTGCTGCCCGTCGCGCTGTTCGCGGTGCTGATCGTGACGGCGTCGGTCCTGGTCACCAAGCGCGACCTCGGCGGCGGCCTGGTGCCGACCCGGCTCGGCCCGGCCCGCGCGCCCCGCTCGCTGGGCAGCGCGTTCGGCCTGGCCTGGCGGTTGCAGCGGGGCATGTTGATCGGCTGGACGCTGAGCCTGCTCGTGCTCGGCGCCGTCTACGGGTCGGTCGCGCGCGGCGTCGAGCAGATGCTCGAGGCCAACCCCGCGTTGCAGAAGATCATCGCGCAGATGGGCGGGACGGGCGCGATCGTGGACGTCTACCTCGCGTCGATCCTCGGCATCATCGCGCTGTTCAGCGCGATCTACGTGGTGCAGTCGACGTTGCGGCTGCGCGCGGAGGAGACGGGGCTGCGGGCCGAGCCGGTGCTGGCCACGCCGGTCAGCCGGGTCGCGTGGGTCGGCGGCCACGTGCTGTTCGCGACCGTCGGCACGGCCGTCGTGCTGGCCGCGGCGGGTGTGGGCGCGGGCCTGGTGCACGGCGTGCGGGTGGGCGACGTCGACGGCCAGGTGGTGCGGCTGGTCGGCGCGTCATTGGTGCACGTCCCGGCGGTGTGGGTGGTCGCCGGTCTCGCGCTGGCGCTGTTCGCGCTCGTGCCGAAGCTGTCGTCGGCGAGCTGGGCGGTGATCGTGGTGTTCCTGGTGCTCGGCCAGCTCGGGCCGTTGTTGCAGCTCGACCGGTGGGCGATGGACCTGTCGCCGTTCACGCACGTCCCCAAGGCGCCGGGTGCCGAGGTGACCGCCGGCCCGCTGCTGTGGTTGGCGCTGGTCGCGGCGGTGCTGATGGTGGTCGGCTTCGCCGGGTTCCGACGGCGGGACGTCGGCTGAAAACCTGAAAGAAGTCTTTCGAAAGACTTCTTTCAGGTCTACCGTCGGGGCCATGGACCTCCCAGGGCCCCGACGGGTCACCGATGCCGACGCCCTCAAGGCGCTGGCGCACCCGCTGCGCGTGTCGTTGCTGAACCACCTGCTCGCGGTCGGCCCCCGCACGGCCAGCGAGTGCGCCGAGGCGGTCGGGTCGACCGCGTCCAACTGCAGTTGGCACCTGCGGCAGTTGGCGAAGTCCGGTTTCGTGGCGCGGGCCGAGGCGGGCGACGGGCGGGAACGGCCGTGGCGGGCGACCTCGGTCGGCTACGACGTCGGCGCGTTCTCCGACGACCCGGAGGTCCGCACCCAGCAGGACGCGCTGATCGCGCTGGGCCTCACCGAGGACGACCGGCTCGCGCGGCGGTTCCTGGAACGGCAGCACGAGCTGCCGCGCGAGTGGCTGGAAGCCTCCGCCTTGCACGGCTACACGGTCAACGTGACGGCGGAGGAGCTGTCCGGTCTGCTCGGCATGATCGACGACATCCTGCGCCCGTACCTCGTGCCGGTGCGCCGGGACGTGCCCGAAGGCGCGCTCCCCGCCCACGTCGGCGTCCGGGCGTTCCCGCGGTGACCGGCCCGCTGGGGGTGCCGGCGTTCCGCCGGCTGTGGATCGCCGGGTTCGTCTCCGAGGTCGGCGACTGGGTGCTGCTGGTCGCGCTGCCGGTGTACGTCTACCAGCGCACCGGCTCGGCGGCGGCGACCGCGACGACGTTCGTGGTGGCGTTGCTGCCGAGCCTCGCGCTGTCGCCGCTGGCGGGCGTGCTGGCCGACCGCTGGGACCGGCGTCGGCTGATGCTGCTGGTCAGCCTCGTGCAGGCGGCCACCCTGCTGCCGCTGTTGACCGGCGACCTGGTGCTGGTCAACGTCGTGACGGCGGTGCAGGCCGGGTTGGCGGCGCTGTTCGAGCCCGCCAAGAACGCGCTGCTGCCGACGCTGGTGCCGCGCGAGCAGGTGCCCGCGGCGAACGGGCTGGTGGGGCTGAACGCCAACCTGGCCCGGCTGGTCGGCGCGTCGCTGGGCGGGGTGGTGCTCGGCGCGACGGGGCTGCCGGGCGTGGTGCTGGTGGACGTGGCGTCGTTCCTGCTCGCGGCGGCGCTGGTGGCGGCGCTCGGCACCGCGGACCCGGTGCGCCCGGCGGGCGAGCCCGCGTGGCGGGCCTGGCTGGACGGCGTGCGCGAGATCCGCGGCCCGTTGCGGCCGATGGTGGGCGTGGTCGCGTTGATGGCGACGGGCCAGGGCTTGTTCGTGGTGCTGTTCGTGGTGTTCGTGACCGAACGGCTCGGTGGGGGAGCGGCCGAGGTGGGGTTGCTGCGCGGCGTGCAGGCGGTCGGCGGGTTGCTCGGCGGCCTGCTGGTGGGCGTGCTGGCGCGCCGGCTCGCACCCGCGCGGCTGCTGGGCGTGTCGCTGGTCGGCTTCGCCGCGGTGGCCGCGGTGGGGTGGAACGGGCCGCACGTGACCACCGCGCTGGTGTTCTACCTGGCCGCGTTCGTGGTGGTGGGCGTGCCGGGGGTGATCGCGGGCGCCGGGATGATGTCGGTGCTGCAACTGCACGCGCCCGACGCCGTGCGCGGCCGGGTGCTGGCCACGTTCGTCAGCCTCTACGACGGCGGCCAGGCGCTCGGCATGGTGCTCGCCGGCGCGCTGACGCCCGTGCTCGGCCTGTCCGCGCTGCTCAACGCCCAGGCCGCGCTCTACCTGGCGGCGGGCGTGCTCGCGCTGGCGGCGCTCGACGCCCCGGCCCTCCTCGACCCGGCCTGACTCACCGCGGTGCCGGTCGGCGCCGGCCGAGCAGCAGCACGGGCGGCACGGCCAGCACCAGCCCGGCGGGCACCAGGAACGCGCTCGCCGGGTCCAGGTGGTACAGCGGCACGAACGCCACCGGCGACGCCGCGCCGCCCAGGAACCGCCACGACTGCACCACCGACACCGCACCGCCCCGGTTGGCGTCGTCCGAGGACAGCACCAGCGCGTTCAACCCGACGATCACCGCCTGGCTGAACGCGCCCGCCACCGCCCACAATGCCCCGACCGCCACCACCGACGGCACCAGCCCGACCCCGACCAGCAGCACCCCGCCGACGGCCGCGCCGGACAGCGCGCACCGCCGCGCGCCGAACCGGTCGATCGCCCACCCGGTCAGCCGCGCCGTGCCGATCCCGACCAGCCCGAACCCGGTCAGCACCAGCCCCCGCTGCCCCGCGCCCAACCCGAACGCGTCACCGAGTCGCAGGGCCACCAGGAACGACACCCCGCCCAAGCACCCCCAGCCCACGAACCCGACCGCCGCCAGCCGCCGCGTCCGGGGCCGCCAGGCGCTGCGGAGCCGGGGCCGTGCGGTGTCCCGCGGCGGGTCGGCGGGCAGCCCGACGACCGCCAACACACCCGCCACCACCGCCGCGCCGACGAACGCCCACCGCCACGACGCCTCGGCCGCCAAGCCGCCCAGCAGCGGCGCCGACGTCTGCCCGGCGGCCTGCATGGACGCGAACACGCCCAACGCCCGCCCCAACCGCGCCTTCGGCGTCACCGCGGCGATCGCCGCCAACAGCAGGGGAGTGGTGAACGCGTTCGCCGCCCCCTGCACGGCGCGCCCGCCCATCAGCACGGGGAACGACCAGGCGACCGCGCACACCACCGACGCCAGGACGTACACGACGTACGCGGCGCGCACGGTCCGGCGCGCGCCCCACCGTTCGCCCAACGTGCCGGACACCAGCATGAGCAGCGCGAACGGCACGAGGTACCCGGTCAACGTCGCCGCCGCCGTCCCCGCCGACACCCCGAAGTCCCCGCCGACCTCGGGCAGCACCGAAGCCGTCACGGCGCCGCCGAAGGGCCCCAGGAACCCGCCCGCGTACAGCGCCGCCACGCGGACGCGGGAACGGAGGTCGGCCACGGGGAGCGACCTAACCACCGAGCTCACCGCTCCCGACCACGAGGGTGGTTCCCGCGTCCGCCGGCAGGTTCCCCCGGTGACCGGGCACCTGCCCGACGGCGGCGTCGGGCTGTCACCCGCCGACATCGCCGCCCTCGACGCGAGGTGGTCGTCGTGCTGGACCCCGGGCACCGTCGCACAGCGGCTGGCCGGGCTCGCCACGCCCTGGTGCGTGGCCGCGCGACCCGGCTGCCGGCGACTACCTGCTCGACGTGTCCCGCGGACCGCGCGACGGCGACACCCGGATCTGCCGGCACGACGACACGATCCGGCTGCCCTACCGCGACGTCATCCGCCGCACCGACGACGGCGTCCCGTACCTGGCGCCCGAACGGTCCTGCCGTTCAAGGCAGAACACACCCGCCCGGAGGACCGGGACGACTTCACCCGGACCGCCCCACGCCCGACCCCGGAGCGGCGCGAGACCCTCGCCGCGCTCCCGGCCCGCGCGCTCCGGCCACCGGTGGCTCGCGGAGCTGTGGCCGGGACGGCAGGCGACGCCCGCGCCCCGACCACCCGGCGTCACATCCCCGTCGGGCCCCGACCCGGCCCGCGGCCGCGCCGGCGCAGGTAGCGCTCGAACTCCGCGGCGATGGCGTCACCGCTGGCCTCGGTGATCTGGATCTCCGCGTCGCCGCGCTCCTCCAGCGCCCGCACGTAGTTGCGCACGTCCTCGTCCTCGTCGGCCATCTCGCTGACCGTGCGCTCCCACTCCTCGGCCTGCTCGGGCAGCGCGCCGAGCGGCACCTCGACGTCCAGCACCTCCTCGACCCGGTGCAGCAGCGCGAGCGTCGCCTTCGGCGAGGGCGGCTGCGAGACGTAGTGCGGAACGGCCGCCCAGAACGAGATCGCGGGCACGCCCGCCTGCACGCACAGGTCCTGGAACACGCCGACGATCCCGGTCGGCCCCTCGTACCGGGACCGCTCCAGCCCGTACTTCGCCGCCGCCGCCTCGTCGTACGCGGTTCCCGTCACGGGCACCGGCCGGGTGTGCGGCGTGTCCATCAGCAGCGCGCCGAGCGTCACCACGGTGGTCACGCCCAGGTCCTCGATGTGGCCCAGCAGCTCGGAGGCGAACTTCCGCCACCGCATGTTCGGTTCGATCCCGTGCACGAGCACCACGTCCGTCGACGACCCGGGCGGGCGGCACACCGACAGGCGGGTCGTCGGGAATTCCACCCTCCGGGTGACACCGTCGATCAGGCGGACGGTGGGGCGGGTCACCTGGAAGTCGTAGTAGTCGTCCGGATCGATCTCCGCCAACGGCGTCGCGTCCCACGTGAGCTGCAGGTGCTCGATCGCCGTGCTGGCGGCGTCTCCTGCGTCGTTCCACCCCTCGAACGCGGCAACCATGATCGGGTTGTTGAGCGGTTCGCTGGGGTCGAAGGGGGTCTGGGCGGCCTGGTCCGGATCGGTCACGCGGCCAGACTACGACCACCGCCGCACACCCGACGCCGTAGGCTTGGCGCATGTCGGTTCGTGTTACGCGGCCTTCACCCGGCGCACCGGCCGACCACGTCCTCCTCGTGCACGGTACGAGGGGTGCGACACCCCGGCCCGTTGACTTCCTCCCGGATGTTTTCCCAGGCCGAGGAGGTGTGACGAGATCTTCGCCCGGTCGACTCGGGGCCGGGCCGCACGGTTGCCGCGGCCGGGGCGCGACGTCGTGGGGATCCGTTCACACCACTGCGGGATGATTACGCCGAACAGGTGACCCGCCCGGGACTCCCATGATCACTCGAAAGGTGCATATGACGGTCGACGCGGTGCTGTGGGACATGGACGGCACGCTGCTGGACTCCGAGAAGCTGTGGGACATCCCGCTCAACGAGTTCGTGGAGAAGCTGGGCGGGACGCTGTCGCTCGCGACCAGGCAGGCCATGGTCGGTTCGAGCACGGCCCGCACCATGGGGCTGCTGTTCGCCGAAGCGGGTGTCGTGCCGACCGACTCCGACCTCCTCGACGGCGCGGCGTGGATCAGCAGGCGCACCGAGGAGCTGTTCCGCGCGGGCCTGCCGTGGCGGCCGGGCGCTCGTGAGGCGTTGCGCGCCGTGTGCGACGCCGGTGTGCCGATGGCCCTGGTGACGTCGACCGAACGGCGGTTGACCGAGGTCGCGCTGGACACCATCGGCCGCGACCTGTTCGACGTCACGGTGTGCGGCGACGAGGTGGACCGCCGCAACAAGCCCCTGCCCGACCCGTACCTGAAGGCCGCCCGCCTGCTCGGCGTCGACCCCGTCCGGTGCGTCGCGGTCGAGGACTCGCCGACCGGCGTGGCGTCCGCCGTGGCGGCCGGCTGCACCGTGCTGGTCGTGCCGTGCGACGTGCCGGTGGAGCGGGGCGAGCGCCGCGTGTTCCGCGAGTCCCTGGTGGGGGTGCG is a window from the Saccharothrix saharensis genome containing:
- a CDS encoding ABC transporter permease; its protein translation is MTGLGSLVRLALRRDRLLLLVWVVGLVGITVSTASTVGELYGSVESRQQLGATAGGNPAFLAMLGPLYDASTTGGVLAWRWGVFGGLLVGLMAMFLVTRHTRAEEETGRLELIGSAVVARHAPLAAAVVVALLASTLIGLLVALGLTGLGESASGSFALGLAFASVGWVFTGVGAVSAQLSESARTANSISGGVLGVAYLLRAVGDAAGDEGPTWLTWLSPLGWLERTRAFAGDRFWVLVLPVALFAVLIVTASVLVTKRDLGGGLVPTRLGPARAPRSLGSAFGLAWRLQRGMLIGWTLSLLVLGAVYGSVARGVEQMLEANPALQKIIAQMGGTGAIVDVYLASILGIIALFSAIYVVQSTLRLRAEETGLRAEPVLATPVSRVAWVGGHVLFATVGTAVVLAAAGVGAGLVHGVRVGDVDGQVVRLVGASLVHVPAVWVVAGLALALFALVPKLSSASWAVIVVFLVLGQLGPLLQLDRWAMDLSPFTHVPKAPGAEVTAGPLLWLALVAAVLMVVGFAGFRRRDVG
- a CDS encoding ArsR/SmtB family transcription factor; the encoded protein is MDLPGPRRVTDADALKALAHPLRVSLLNHLLAVGPRTASECAEAVGSTASNCSWHLRQLAKSGFVARAEAGDGRERPWRATSVGYDVGAFSDDPEVRTQQDALIALGLTEDDRLARRFLERQHELPREWLEASALHGYTVNVTAEELSGLLGMIDDILRPYLVPVRRDVPEGALPAHVGVRAFPR
- a CDS encoding MFS transporter, which encodes MTGPLGVPAFRRLWIAGFVSEVGDWVLLVALPVYVYQRTGSAAATATTFVVALLPSLALSPLAGVLADRWDRRRLMLLVSLVQAATLLPLLTGDLVLVNVVTAVQAGLAALFEPAKNALLPTLVPREQVPAANGLVGLNANLARLVGASLGGVVLGATGLPGVVLVDVASFLLAAALVAALGTADPVRPAGEPAWRAWLDGVREIRGPLRPMVGVVALMATGQGLFVVLFVVFVTERLGGGAAEVGLLRGVQAVGGLLGGLLVGVLARRLAPARLLGVSLVGFAAVAAVGWNGPHVTTALVFYLAAFVVVGVPGVIAGAGMMSVLQLHAPDAVRGRVLATFVSLYDGGQALGMVLAGALTPVLGLSALLNAQAALYLAAGVLALAALDAPALLDPA
- a CDS encoding MFS transporter; translation: MADLRSRVRVAALYAGGFLGPFGGAVTASVLPEVGGDFGVSAGTAAATLTGYLVPFALLMLVSGTLGERWGARRTVRAAYVVYVLASVVCAVAWSFPVLMGGRAVQGAANAFTTPLLLAAIAAVTPKARLGRALGVFASMQAAGQTSAPLLGGLAAEASWRWAFVGAAVVAGVLAVVGLPADPPRDTARPRLRSAWRPRTRRLAAVGFVGWGCLGGVSFLVALRLGDAFGLGAGQRGLVLTGFGLVGIGTARLTGWAIDRFGARRCALSGAAVGGVLLVGVGLVPSVVAVGALWAVAGAFSQAVIVGLNALVLSSDDANRGGAVSVVQSWRFLGGAASPVAFVPLYHLDPASAFLVPAGLVLAVPPVLLLGRRRPAPR
- a CDS encoding PAC2 family protein, with product MTDPDQAAQTPFDPSEPLNNPIMVAAFEGWNDAGDAASTAIEHLQLTWDATPLAEIDPDDYYDFQVTRPTVRLIDGVTRRVEFPTTRLSVCRPPGSSTDVVLVHGIEPNMRWRKFASELLGHIEDLGVTTVVTLGALLMDTPHTRPVPVTGTAYDEAAAAKYGLERSRYEGPTGIVGVFQDLCVQAGVPAISFWAAVPHYVSQPPSPKATLALLHRVEEVLDVEVPLGALPEQAEEWERTVSEMADEDEDVRNYVRALEERGDAEIQITEASGDAIAAEFERYLRRRGRGPGRGPTGM
- a CDS encoding HAD family hydrolase encodes the protein MTVDAVLWDMDGTLLDSEKLWDIPLNEFVEKLGGTLSLATRQAMVGSSTARTMGLLFAEAGVVPTDSDLLDGAAWISRRTEELFRAGLPWRPGAREALRAVCDAGVPMALVTSTERRLTEVALDTIGRDLFDVTVCGDEVDRRNKPLPDPYLKAARLLGVDPVRCVAVEDSPTGVASAVAAGCTVLVVPCDVPVERGERRVFRESLVGVRWETLAPLLDR